From one Pararge aegeria chromosome 21, ilParAegt1.1, whole genome shotgun sequence genomic stretch:
- the LOC120633250 gene encoding proton-coupled folate transporter-like, producing MAKTEQSETELSDVSESNKNGGVASDFVSKAQNGIKAFFNFFTVEPYLFCFILPNIISSVAVQKLNMEKACRADLNYTEYTCSDVISGNAEDIYTLTASTEAQTMVAYMTTWTQPIQSGIPAIAILFIGSWSDSTGNRKALMLIPVFGELISSLGLILANYYFLEWPLWVTGLIEALPSAFAGGISIALMGSYSYIADVTTLESRTFRMGCVAVIVTLGIPLGSAISGVLTESVGYYGIFGICAALYAFGFVYTYLRVHDIKNVPMEGTMFQKLIKFFHPLNAWKTLSLLFLSPKRELIQIWLVILAHVVVMGPVFGESPVLFLYTLNKFSMDLVDFSLFSTYSVLMGIFGTAIAVIVFSKRLQMHDALIGIIATSSKVVSSCVYGLAPNRSWFYSGPIFDLFGNSGSTVVRSLGTKVVIPDEVGKMCSLIGFVEAIIPVFYAPLYSTVYTNTLAIFPGAYYIVGGVMTVPAIFVFIILYAIYRREQRDVVKNPDVKEMHAHDNAVSEL from the exons ATGGCTAAAACAGAGCAAAGTGAAACTGAATTAAGTGATGTGAgtgaatcaaataaaaatggtGGAGTCGCGAGTGATTTTGTTTCGAAGGCACAAAATGGgataaaagcattttttaatttctttacggTGGaaccttatttattttgtttcatcttACCTAATATCATATCATCAGTGGCGGTTCAGAAACTAAATATGGAAAAAGCTTGTCGGGCTGATCTAAATTATACAGAATATACTTGCTCGGATGTTATTTCTGGAAATGCTGAAGATATCTATACCCTAACTGCTTCAACTGAAGCTCAAACAATGGTAGCCTATATGACTACATGGACACAGCCAATACAAAGTGGCATTCCAgctattgcaattttatttatcggTTCTTGGAGTGATTCCACTGGAAATAGAAAAGCTTTGATGCTTATTCCAGTTTTCGGGGAACTAATATCCTCCTTAGGATTGATTCTGGCCAATTATTACTTTCTGGAATGGCCACTATGGGTAACGGGATTGATTGAAGCATTACCTTCTGCGTTTGCTGGAGGTATTTCTATCGCTTTAATGGGCTCATACAGCTATATTGCAGATGTAACAACATTGGAGTCACGTACATTTCGAATGGGTTGCGTAGCTGTAATTGTTACATTAGGAATACCATTGGGATCTGCTATTAGTGGAGTGTTAACAGAATCCGTTGGCTACTATGGTATTTTTGGAATATGTGCAGCTCTCTATGCATTTGGATTTGTTTATACTTACCTCAGAGTACATGACATCAAGAATGTACCCATGGAAGGCACAATGTttcaaaagttaataaaatttttccaCCCATTAAATGCTTGGAAAACACTTTCACTTTTATTCTTGTCACCTAAGAGAGAGTTAATCCAAATATGGTTGGTTATATTGGCTCATGTTGTTGTAATGGGTCCTGTTTTTG gtgaAAGTCCGGTATTGTTTTTGTATACTTTGAATAAATTCAGTATGGACTTAGTGGACTTCAGCTTGTTCTCTACTTATTCCGTATTAATGGGAATATTTG GAACGGCAATTGCTGTGATAGTTTTCAGCAAGCGTTTACAGATGCACGATGCACTTATTGGTATTATAGCTACCTCGTCTAAAGTAGTATCCAGTTGCGTCTATGGATTGGCTCCTAACAGATCATGGTTCTATTCAGGTCCAATTTTTGACCTATTTGGGAATTCTGGTTCTACTGTCGTCAGATCTTTGGGAACTAAAGTCGTGATTCCGGATGAAGttg GAAAAATGTGCTCCTTAATCGGATTTGTTGAAGCAATAATACCAGTATTTTATGCACCGCTGTACAGCACGGTTTATACTAATACTTTAGCGATCTTCCCTGGAGCATATTATATTGTCGGTGGAGTGATGACAGTGCCTGcgatatttgtatttat AATTCTTTATGCTATATACCGAAGAGAGCAAAGAGATGTGGTTAAGAATCCTGATGTAAAGGAAATGCATGCTCACGACAACGCCGTCAGCGAATTATAA